One region of Oryza sativa Japonica Group chromosome 5, ASM3414082v1 genomic DNA includes:
- the LOC4339101 gene encoding U-box domain-containing protein 16 — MANARNAAAASPPPPSSSSSYSSSASDGEILRSLHRLARDLAAAEAPAPFLETVFAAVSRRAKLLAAVFDDLLRCGRLPRSASLCLREVLLVLQRFKAVVADCSARSRMRLLLQADEVAARVRELQHDLATLLDLLPVPELGLADDVVDLLALASRQCRRSSPSADAAEHELKTGVLALIQEVEREIVPERERLEGILEEVGINDPACCSDEIETLEREIGDRVAERWTSAMIALVGLLRYAKCVLFTAATPRPMDTKVDVDDDDDDDDAEPPSPPPDFRCPISLDLMRDPVVSASGQTYDRESITRWFGSGKSTCPKTGQVLANLELVPNKALKNLISRWCRENGVAMESSEPSKPEPAPVVTANKAALEAARMTASFLVKKLSVSFSPAAANRVVHEIRQLARSGNDTRAFIGEAGAVPLLVPLLHSDDTATQLNAVTALLNLSILDANKKRIMHAEGAVEAICHAMGSGATWRAKENAAATVLSLASVHSYRRRLGRNPRVVERVVHLVRTGPSSTKKDAIAALLCLSGERENVGKLVEAGAAEAALSAISEEETAVAVLASLAKRGGAEAIVNIDGAVVRLVAELRRGTEWSRECAAAALVLLCRRVGAAVVAQVMSVSGVEWAIWELMATGTERARRKAASLGRACRRWAAAEQTAEYPATSDVTTTAITAS, encoded by the coding sequence ATGGCCAACGCGAGGAACGCGgctgccgcgtcgccgccgccgccgtcgtcgtcttcttcgtaTTCCTCGTCGGCGTCCGACGGGGAGATCCTCCGATCGCTGCACCGCCTGGCGAGGGATCTggctgcggcggaggcgccggcgccgttcTTGGAGACGGTGTTCGCGGCGGTGTCCAGGCGCGCGAAGCTTCTCGCCGCGGTGTTCGACGACCTGCTCCGGTGCGGGAGGCTGCCGCGGTCGGCGTCGCTGTGCCTGCGCGAGGTGCTGCTCGTGCTGCAGCGGTTCAAGGCGGTGGTGGCCGACTGCTCGGCGCGCAGCCGGATGCGGCTGCTACTGCAGGCCgacgaggtggcggcgcgggtgcGTGAGCTGCAGCATGACCTGGCCACGCTGCTGGATCTTCTCCCCGTTCCCGAGCTCGGGCTCGCCGACGACGTGGTGGACCTCCTCGCGCTCGCGTCCCGGCAGTGCCGGCGGAGCTCGCCGTCGGCGGACGCCGCGGAGCACGAGCTGAAGACCGGGGTGCTGGCGCTGATCCaggaggtggagagggagatcgtgccggagagggagaggctggAGGGCATCCTCGAGGAGGTTGGCATCAACGACCCGGCGTGCTGCAGCGACGAGATCGAGACACTGGAGCGGGAGATCGGCGACCGCGTGGCGGAGAGGTGGACGTCGGCCATGATTGCGCTCGTTGGGCTCCTCCGGTACGCCAAGTGCGTCCTCTTCACCGCGGCCACGCCGCGGCCGATGGACACCAAGGTGGATgttgacgacgatgacgatgacgacgacgccgagccgccgtcgccgccgccggacttcCGGTGCCCCATCTCTCTCGATCTGATGCGCGACCCGGTTGTGTCGGCGAGCGGCCAGACGTACGACCGGGAGTCCATCACCCGGTGGTTCGGCTCCGGCAAGTCGACGTGCCCCAAGACTGGGCAGGTGCTGGCCAATCTGGAGCTTGTCCCCAACAAGGCGCTCAAGAACTTGATCTCGCGGTGGTGCCGGGAGAACGGCGTCGCCATGGAGAGCTCCGAGCCAAGCAAGCCCGAGCCAGCGCCGGTGGTGACCGCGAACAAGGCGGCGTTGGAGGCGGCGCGCATGACGGCGTCGTTCCTCGTCAAGAAGCTCTCCGTCTCCTTCTCCCCCGCCGCGGCCAACCGCGTGGTGCACGAGATCCGGCAGCTCGCCAGGTCCGGCAACGACACGCGCGCCTTCATCGGGGAGGCCGGCGCCGTCCCGCTCCTCGTGCCGCTGCTCCACTCCGACGACACCGCCACCCAGCTCAACGCCGTCACGGCGCTGCTCAACCTGTCCATCCTCGACGCCAACAAGAAGCGCATCATGCACGCCGAGGGCGCCGTCGAGGCGATCTGCCACGCCATGGGCTCCGGCGCGACGTGGCGCGCCAAGGAGAACGCGGCGGCCACCGTGCTCAGCCTGGCGTCCGTCCATTCCTACCGCCGCCGGCTTGGCCGGAACCCACGCGTCGTCGAGAGGGTCGTGCACCTCGTGCGCACCGGCCCCTCCAGCACCAAGAAGGACGCGATCGCCGCGCTCCTGTGCCTGTCCGGCGAGAGGGAGAACGTCGGGAAGCTCGTGGAAGCCggcgccgcggaggcggcgctgtcGGCGATCAGCGAGGAGGAGACCGCCGTGGCGGTGCTGGCGTCGCTGGCcaagcgcggcggcgcggaggcgatcGTGAACATCGACGGCGCGGTGGTGCGCCTCGTGGCCGAGCTGCGGCGCGGCACGGAGTGGTCAAGGGAgtgcgcggccgccgcgctggTGCTGCTCTGCCGCCGCGTGGGCGCCGCCGTGGTGGCGCAGGTGATGTCGGTCTCCGGCGTGGAGTGGGCGATATGGGAGCTGATGGCCACCGGCACGGAGCGCGCGCGGCGCAAGGCCGCGTCGCTCGGCAGGGCATGCCGGCGTTGGGCCGCGGCGGAGCAAACCGCGGAGTACCCCGCCACCTCCGACGTCACGACGACGGCCATTACAGCGTCGTGA
- the LOC107275372 gene encoding E3 ubiquitin-protein ligase EL5: protein MPFSLLLFTGAVAGVAMLVLPWWCAVGEDDDTYIDGVVDDSYDSDSWYTDYSDEDDDDVGGDNKDGLTPDQLRRLPWFAYCGGGGRSCSICLEEMRDGERCRRPGRCRHAFHAACVDEWLTTRRTCPCCRELVLVPPAARLAAPTYR, encoded by the coding sequence ATGCCGTTCTCCCTGTTACTCTTCACCGGCGCCGTCGCTGGAGTCGCGATGTTGGTCCTCCCTTGGTGGTGCGCcgtcggcgaggacgacgacaccTACATCGACGGCGTCGTCGATGACTCTTACGACTCTGATTCCTGGTACACAGATTATagcgacgaagacgacgacgacgttggCGGCGACAATAAGGACGGTTTAACGCCAGACCAGCTGCGGCGGCTGCCGTGGTTCGcctactgcggcggcggcggcaggagctgCAGCATATGCCTGGAGGAGATGCGCGACGGCGAGAGGTGCCGGCGGCCGGGTCGCTGCCGGCACGCATTCCACGCCGCCTGCGTCGACGAGTGGCTGACGACGAGACGCACCTGCCCGTGCTGCCGTGAGCTCGTCCTGGTCCCTCCGGCTGCAAGGCTAGCTGCTCCCACGTATCGGTAG